A window of the Virgibacillus pantothenticus genome harbors these coding sequences:
- a CDS encoding glycoside hydrolase family 38 C-terminal domain-containing protein, which yields MKTKIHVIAHTHWDYEWYFTSNESFIQLCYHVDEVIKALQEGVLDYYMLDGQMSIVEDYLEVQPDKRETLNSLITTGKLKVGPWYTQSDQMIIRGESLVRNLQLGLESGDALGGADRLGYVPDAFGQSIDMPKIFSQMGIDKAVFWRGLSSDQLSQREFLWQSEDGSRLLTYNIKDGYFVGVQLIEVDYTKPLLDQIKQDSTSSHIALPVGGDQRYVDFNLKERIAYYNDQLTDEQLVESNYDQLFAQINEEAKTLPIVQGELLNAEVSKIHRSIYSSRYDHKYLNDKIERRLIYQIEPLMTLADQLGLPYKQELVDKIWKLTLRNHAHDSAGGCNSDKTNQAILQRFIEADQLSYSVVDYLTRKISESRKNLKENQITVFNTLLIEREQVIGITLSLPQTAFTIYHEGKKVAFDIKKITKHSNAPIRKNIHPSPESYYYEIEIALPLKLQPLGYEVLDIKLNEDSIETTSASKQLEENGNTIENEYYQVCFKNGSIRVLDKESNILYPDFLIVEDAGDDGDNYDYSPPANDWKLQFKFDTANVSIVQGNWKSSLKLNGCFIIPKNQYEREQGKATASIPYCCTLKLEAHKQAVDVHLEINNQAMDHRMRLLVNSGVKTEHSIADTPFGTISRPVVDPNLKDWKEKNWKEEPTGLYPMLSFINLHDQQKSITAFTKGIKEYEVIGSKDKIIALTLFRAVGYLGKPDLGRRPGVASGNQFKYIKTPDSQLQKTLTFKCSIQIKHTFNAARAFCKYQKHAISFPYYQQQNVNQFTNTLKYFVMHPLPFQVPETYSFVDATKVKQVVFSSCKKARNRKGVIIRFFNPVEQAIQDGGELICQEDIHFWQFTTMEETIDEQHFQSSQTIPLGRFKPKEIKTIYIEFKHP from the coding sequence ATGAAAACTAAAATTCATGTTATCGCTCATACCCATTGGGACTATGAGTGGTATTTTACAAGTAATGAATCATTTATACAGCTTTGTTATCACGTAGATGAAGTAATAAAAGCTTTACAAGAGGGAGTCCTCGACTACTACATGCTGGATGGACAAATGAGCATTGTCGAAGATTATTTGGAAGTGCAGCCAGATAAAAGAGAAACATTAAATTCCCTTATTACAACAGGAAAATTAAAAGTTGGTCCTTGGTACACACAATCAGATCAAATGATCATTCGTGGTGAGTCGCTTGTTCGTAACTTGCAACTCGGATTAGAATCAGGGGATGCATTAGGAGGGGCAGATCGTTTAGGGTATGTACCAGATGCGTTCGGGCAATCCATTGATATGCCGAAAATCTTTTCCCAGATGGGCATTGATAAAGCTGTTTTTTGGCGAGGATTATCATCCGATCAATTGAGTCAAAGAGAATTCCTTTGGCAATCGGAGGATGGTTCCAGACTGTTAACCTACAATATAAAAGATGGTTATTTCGTGGGTGTGCAGCTAATTGAAGTAGACTATACGAAACCATTATTGGATCAAATTAAGCAAGATAGCACATCCTCTCATATTGCGCTACCAGTTGGTGGCGATCAACGCTATGTCGATTTCAATTTAAAAGAACGGATTGCGTATTATAATGATCAGCTTACAGATGAGCAATTAGTGGAAAGTAACTACGATCAGTTGTTTGCACAAATTAATGAAGAAGCTAAAACTTTACCAATTGTGCAGGGAGAATTATTGAATGCAGAAGTTTCCAAAATTCATCGCTCCATTTACTCATCTCGCTACGATCATAAATATTTAAACGATAAAATAGAACGCCGACTGATTTACCAAATTGAACCATTAATGACGTTAGCAGATCAGCTAGGGCTACCTTATAAGCAAGAACTAGTAGATAAAATTTGGAAATTGACGTTACGTAATCATGCTCATGACAGTGCAGGGGGATGTAATAGTGATAAAACGAACCAAGCTATTTTACAACGGTTCATTGAGGCTGATCAACTGTCCTATTCTGTAGTAGATTACTTAACAAGAAAAATTAGCGAATCAAGAAAAAATCTAAAAGAAAATCAAATTACTGTCTTTAACACGTTGCTAATAGAAAGAGAGCAAGTTATTGGCATTACATTATCGCTACCACAAACTGCTTTTACGATTTACCATGAAGGGAAAAAGGTCGCTTTTGACATAAAAAAAATAACCAAGCATTCGAATGCACCTATTCGAAAAAACATTCATCCTTCTCCAGAGTCATATTATTACGAAATTGAAATTGCTTTGCCTTTAAAGCTACAACCACTGGGTTATGAAGTACTAGATATTAAATTAAACGAAGATAGTATAGAAACAACCTCTGCTTCTAAGCAACTAGAGGAAAACGGAAATACGATTGAAAATGAGTACTATCAAGTGTGTTTCAAAAATGGGAGTATTCGAGTTCTTGATAAAGAAAGCAACATCCTTTACCCTGATTTCTTAATCGTGGAGGATGCAGGAGATGACGGTGACAACTACGACTACTCACCACCAGCAAACGATTGGAAATTGCAATTTAAATTTGATACAGCTAACGTTTCTATCGTCCAAGGAAATTGGAAAAGCTCATTAAAATTAAACGGCTGCTTTATTATTCCGAAAAACCAATATGAACGAGAGCAAGGAAAGGCTACTGCATCAATTCCCTACTGCTGCACACTTAAGTTAGAAGCTCATAAACAAGCAGTGGATGTTCATTTAGAAATAAATAACCAAGCAATGGATCACCGCATGCGACTACTTGTAAATAGCGGAGTAAAAACGGAGCACAGTATAGCTGACACACCTTTTGGAACTATTTCTCGTCCTGTTGTCGACCCTAACTTAAAAGATTGGAAGGAAAAGAACTGGAAAGAAGAACCAACAGGCCTTTATCCTATGCTCAGTTTTATCAACTTACATGACCAACAAAAAAGTATTACCGCTTTTACAAAGGGTATCAAAGAATATGAAGTCATCGGATCCAAAGATAAGATAATTGCGCTTACCTTATTCCGTGCGGTAGGCTATCTCGGTAAGCCTGATCTCGGGCGACGTCCAGGTGTTGCTTCCGGTAATCAATTCAAATATATTAAAACACCAGATAGCCAATTGCAAAAAACATTAACGTTTAAATGCTCCATTCAGATTAAACACACATTTAACGCAGCACGTGCATTCTGTAAATATCAAAAACACGCCATATCTTTTCCCTATTATCAACAACAAAACGTGAACCAATTTACTAATACGTTAAAATATTTTGTAATGCATCCACTGCCATTCCAAGTTCCAGAAACATATTCTTTTGTTGATGCTACAAAAGTAAAACAAGTCGTGTTTAGTTCATGTAAGAAAGCACGTAATAGAAAAGGGGTGATCATACGCTTTTTCAATCCAGTTGAGCAGGCTATCCAAGATGGTGGTGAGCTAATTTGCCAAGAAGATATTCACTTTTGGCAGTTTACCACGATGGAAGAGACGATTGATGAACAACATTTCCAAAGCAGCCAAACGATTCCCTTAGGTAGATTTAAACCAAAAGAAATTAAAACGATTTATATAGAATTTAAGCACCCATAA
- a CDS encoding PTS sugar transporter subunit IIA, with the protein MVTSILDMQHITFQTSAKTKDEALQFIADFAKEQGIVKSAKAYYKGLKKREEEVTTGFKNSIAIPHCKHRTVKKPGLILVKFKNPIDWESMDNQPVHITFALAIPEGKNQEHLTLLSTISRALIDEAFTKKILEASTTEEMFTVIKNKLLTQGN; encoded by the coding sequence ATGGTTACATCTATTTTAGATATGCAACATATTACTTTTCAAACTTCGGCAAAGACAAAAGACGAAGCGTTACAATTCATTGCAGACTTTGCTAAGGAGCAGGGCATTGTTAAATCCGCTAAGGCTTATTATAAAGGTCTTAAAAAACGCGAGGAAGAGGTTACAACTGGGTTTAAAAACTCCATTGCTATTCCTCACTGTAAGCATAGAACAGTTAAAAAACCTGGGCTTATATTAGTTAAATTCAAAAACCCAATCGATTGGGAATCCATGGATAATCAACCTGTTCATATTACGTTTGCACTTGCAATTCCTGAAGGGAAGAACCAAGAACATTTAACATTACTCAGTACTATTTCTCGAGCATTAATTGATGAAGCATTTACTAAAAAAATCCTAGAAGCTTCCACCACTGAAGAAATGTTTACCGTTATTAAGAATAAATTACTTACTCAAGGCAATTAA
- a CDS encoding PTS fructose transporter subunit IIC, with protein sequence MSKKKIVGVTACSAGIAHTYMAAESLEKAGGAKGYEIKVETQGSIGVENKLTPQEIEEADVVILAVEINIDMSRFVGKRVLRVRAAEAIKNPEALIEKALNQATSYGEKGTKAGIAKMGKTEEGGFFQHIMAGISYMIPMVIASGLILAIANVYAFQKDEAGRIVNWGFDTSTFMGDLMSNLFSVGQVGFLLMIPLFAGFVANSIAGKPAIAAAMIGTYIANDAEMLGAEAGGGFLAAILVAFAAGYLVKILKKIPYPKMIQPIVPIMILPLVSTLIISIFVLYVIGTPMASMMDFLYEGLTTLNENYAAAPVIVGVIIGAMVGFDLGGPINKTALVFGTAVFTDTVAKYGIEGANFVPQTATQAAISVAPLGIWLASILFKKKFSPTEKVSAHSAFGMGMVGVTEGAIPFAAQDPIRMIPAFVAGSAVAGGLAAGLGAKFYGGIGSPLGTFIGYIEQPIPFVTWIFSVMTGVLVTAIIIGFTKKKVE encoded by the coding sequence ATGTCTAAAAAGAAAATTGTTGGTGTTACAGCTTGTTCTGCTGGAATAGCACATACGTATATGGCCGCAGAATCTTTAGAAAAAGCTGGGGGTGCCAAAGGATATGAAATTAAAGTGGAAACACAAGGTTCCATCGGTGTCGAAAACAAACTTACCCCTCAAGAAATTGAGGAAGCGGACGTAGTAATCTTAGCTGTAGAGATTAATATAGATATGTCCCGTTTTGTAGGCAAACGTGTGTTAAGAGTACGGGCAGCCGAAGCGATTAAAAATCCAGAGGCTTTAATTGAAAAGGCTTTAAATCAAGCAACGAGTTACGGAGAAAAAGGAACGAAGGCTGGCATAGCCAAAATGGGTAAAACTGAAGAAGGTGGCTTCTTCCAGCATATTATGGCAGGTATTTCCTACATGATCCCAATGGTTATCGCGTCAGGACTTATTTTAGCTATTGCCAATGTATACGCATTCCAAAAGGATGAAGCAGGAAGAATTGTCAACTGGGGGTTTGATACTTCGACATTCATGGGAGATTTAATGTCCAACTTGTTCAGTGTTGGACAAGTTGGTTTTCTATTGATGATCCCATTATTTGCTGGATTTGTTGCTAACTCCATAGCTGGAAAACCAGCTATTGCCGCTGCCATGATTGGAACATATATTGCCAACGATGCAGAAATGCTTGGCGCAGAAGCTGGTGGAGGGTTCCTAGCTGCTATTCTTGTAGCCTTCGCCGCTGGCTATTTAGTAAAAATTCTTAAAAAGATTCCTTATCCTAAAATGATCCAACCTATTGTACCCATTATGATACTTCCATTAGTAAGTACATTAATTATATCTATTTTTGTTCTATATGTGATTGGCACTCCAATGGCTTCGATGATGGACTTTTTATATGAAGGGTTAACGACGCTAAATGAAAATTATGCCGCTGCTCCAGTTATTGTTGGTGTTATTATCGGAGCAATGGTCGGATTTGACCTTGGTGGACCAATTAACAAGACAGCACTTGTTTTTGGAACAGCGGTCTTTACTGACACCGTTGCTAAATACGGAATTGAAGGCGCCAATTTTGTACCACAAACAGCTACCCAGGCTGCTATTTCGGTTGCCCCGCTTGGCATTTGGCTTGCTTCCATATTATTTAAAAAGAAATTTTCACCAACCGAAAAAGTATCTGCTCACAGCGCCTTTGGAATGGGTATGGTTGGTGTAACGGAAGGTGCAATACCTTTTGCTGCACAAGACCCCATTCGAATGATCCCTGCCTTTGTTGCTGGATCAGCAGTTGCTGGAGGGCTTGCAGCGGGATTAGGCGCAAAATTCTATGGTGGAATTGGCTCCCCGCTCGGCACATTTATTGGTTATATTGAACAGCCTATACCATTTGTTACATGGATATTTAGTGTCATGACAGGAGTTCTCGTAACAGCTATTATTATTGGATTTACAAAGAAAAAGGTGGAATAA
- a CDS encoding ABC transporter ATP-binding protein: MKGETMEAIRLTNLEKSYRRHKAVKDITLEVKKGELFGFLGPNGAGKTTTIKMLTGLLEPSSGTAAITGIDIWKNPIEAKKHIAYVPDQPNIYPKLTGWDYLEFIASVYRIPKDVFQEEARKLLDMFGLTNRAHDLIESYSHGMKQKIAICGALVHRPDVLFLDEPTVGLDPKSARTLKNLLRELCDNGMTAFLSTHILEIAEQMCDRVGIIFEGDIIALGTLEELRSRGEYADKSLEDIFLELTGGEDHQEIIQGLTNQGGSQ, translated from the coding sequence ATGAAAGGTGAGACAATGGAAGCAATAAGGCTAACCAACTTAGAAAAATCGTATCGTCGGCACAAGGCTGTTAAAGATATTACACTTGAAGTGAAGAAAGGAGAGCTTTTTGGATTCCTTGGACCTAATGGTGCTGGGAAGACGACGACGATTAAAATGCTAACTGGATTGTTAGAACCTTCCAGTGGAACTGCTGCCATTACTGGTATTGATATATGGAAAAATCCGATTGAGGCAAAAAAGCATATTGCTTATGTGCCAGATCAGCCGAATATTTATCCGAAGCTAACCGGTTGGGATTATCTTGAATTTATCGCTTCCGTTTATCGCATCCCCAAGGACGTCTTTCAAGAAGAAGCGAGGAAGCTTTTGGATATGTTCGGGTTAACGAATCGGGCTCATGATTTAATTGAAAGTTATTCTCATGGGATGAAGCAGAAAATTGCCATTTGTGGCGCTCTAGTACATCGTCCAGATGTGCTGTTTTTAGATGAGCCGACAGTAGGCCTGGATCCGAAAAGTGCCAGAACATTAAAGAATTTATTACGTGAGCTTTGTGATAATGGGATGACAGCCTTTTTATCAACACATATTTTGGAAATTGCTGAGCAAATGTGTGATCGTGTGGGGATTATTTTTGAAGGAGACATTATTGCTTTAGGAACGTTGGAAGAATTAAGAAGTCGAGGCGAATATGCAGATAAGAGTTTGGAAGATATTTTCTTAGAGTTAACAGGTGGCGAAGACCATCAGGAAATCATTCAAGGATTAACGAATCAAGGTGGCAGCCAATGA